Proteins from one Cryptomeria japonica chromosome 4, Sugi_1.0, whole genome shotgun sequence genomic window:
- the LOC131065461 gene encoding F-box/kelch-repeat protein At3g24760-like, whose protein sequence is MAAEEIGEASISQSLPDDMVEVIMAFLSISDAPKAAIVCKQWHSFIASSPIRRALSNSLHKCKPWLFILGANKGRGLGFDPVARRWIRLPPLSLYSNEQDAIFMEGNGFLFSVSGDRLKFMDSFLNPRKWRDSTAALRVWRQNPLVCYDGGKVIVIGGVHELEENPLCVEMLDLKSRESEMCDSLPGEFKHSASSTWLSSAVFNGKVYVLEKFKGDCCCFELQSKRWGKVMSVGSLASSSSSSQCVKYFCLACKVGLVIAGLIMENGEISFQMSIAEENKMECKKGTELRMPGEMLKLIAGKEREEEEDDEYSSYAEYIECRSAGDLIYVFSKSNYVSRRRVCLFDFSRGVWEMLGDNDGCSFRNWRERVLFVCCPVTLDQTSLVFKA, encoded by the coding sequence ATGGCAGCAGAGGAGATTGGCGAAGCATCAATCTCTCAGTCATTGCCAGATGATATGGTAGAGGTTATAATGGCCTTCCTTTCAATCTCAGATGCTCCCAAAGCGGCTATCGTCTGCAAGCAATGGCATTCTTTCATCGCTTCCAGTCCAATTCGAAGAGCGCTCTCGAATTCCCTTCACAAATGCAAACCCTGGCTATTTATTTTGGGAGCCAATAAAGGACGAGGTTTAGGGTTCGATCCCGTGGCCCGCAGATGGATCCGTTTGCCGCCATTAAGCCTTTATTCCAACGAGCAAGACGCGATCTTTATGGAAGGCAACGGATTTCTGTTTTCCGTTTCCGGCGACCGCTTAAAATTCATGGATAGTTTCTTGAATCCGCGAAAATGGCGAGATAGTACTGCGGCTTTGCGGGTGTGGCGACAGAATCCCCTCGTTTGCTACGATGGAGGGAAAGTGATTGTGATTGGGGGAGTTCATGAGTTGGAAGAAAATCCATTATGTGTGGAGATGCTTGACCTGAAATCGAGGGAATCGGAAATGTGCGATTCTTTGCCAGGGGAATTCAAACATAGCGCTTCGTCCACCTGGCTTTCTTCGGCTGTCTTTAATGGAAAAGTTTATGTTTTGGAGAAATTTAAGGGAGATTGCTGTTGTTTCGAGTTGCAGAGCAAGCGATGGGGAAAGGTAATGAGTGTGGGATCATTGGCgtcgtcttcttcttcttctcaatgtGTTAAATACTTCTGTTTAGCGTGCAAGGTTGGACTGGTTATAGCGGGATTAATCATGGAGAATGGAGAAATAAGTTTCCAGATGTCTATTGCGGAGGAGAATAAGATGGAGTGTAAGAAGGGCACAGAATTACGAATGCCTggtgaaatgttgaaattgattgcaggcaaagaaagagaggaggaagaAGATGATGAATACTCATCATATGCAGAGTATATCGAATGCAGGAGCGCGGGGGATTTGATTTATGTATTCAGCAAATCAAATTATGTAAGCAGAAGGCGCGTTTGCTTGTTTGATTTCAGCAGAGGCGTTTGGGAGATGTTGGGAGATAATGATGGTTGCTCGTTTAGGAATTGGCGAGAAAGAGTATTGTTTGTTTGTTGTCCAGTTACGCTTGATCAAACGTCGCTGGTTTTTAAAGCATAG
- the LOC131065479 gene encoding F-box/kelch-repeat protein At1g23390: MAAEEIGEALISQSLPDDVIEVIMAFLSISDAPKAAIVCKQWHSFIASSPIRRALSHSLHKCKPWLFILGANKGRGLGFDPVARRWIHLPPLSLYSNEQDTIFMEGNGFLFSVSGDRFKFTDSFLTPRKWRDSAAALRVWRQNPLVCYDGGKVIVIGGVHELEENPLCVEMLDLKSGESEMCDPLPGEFKHSASSTWLSSAVFNGKVYVLEKFKGDCCCFELQSKRWGKVMSVGSLASSSSSSQCVKYFCLACKVGLVIAGLIMENGEISFQMCIVEENKMECKKGTKLRMPGEMLKLIAGKEREEEEDDEYSSYAEYIECRSAGDLIYVFSKSNYMSRRRVCLFDFSKGVWEMLGDNDGCSFRNWRERVLFVCCPVTLDQTSLVFKA; encoded by the coding sequence ATGGCAGCAGAGGAGATTGGCGAAGCATTGATCTCACAGTCATTGCCAGATGATGTGATAGAGGTTATAATGGCCTTCCTTTCAATCTCAGATGCTCCAAAAGCGGCTATCGTCTGCAAGCAATGGCATTCTTTCATCGCTTCCAGTCCAATTCGAAGAGCGCTCTCGCATTCCCTTCACAAATGCAAACCCTGGCTATTTATTTTGGGAGCCAATAAAGGACGAGGTTTAGGGTTCGATCCCGTGGCCCGCAGATGGATCCATTTGCCGCCATTAAGCCTTTATTCCAACGAACAAGACACGATCTTTATGGAAGGCAACGGATTTCTGTTTTCCGTTTCGGGCGACCGCTTCAAATTCACGGACAGTTTCTTGACTCCGCGAAAATGGCGAGATAGTGCTGCGGCTTTGCGGGTGTGGCGACAGAATCCCCTCGTTTGCTACGATGGAGGGAAAGTGATTGTGATTGGGGGAGTTCATGAGTTGGAAGAAAATCCATTATGTGTGGAGATGCTTGACCTGAAATCAGGGGAATCAGAAATGTGCGATCCTTTGCCAGGGGAATTCAAACATAGCGCTTCGTCCACCTGGCTTTCTTCGGCTGTCTTTAATGGAAAAGTTTACGTTTTAGAAAAATTTAAGGGGGATTGTTGTTGTTTTGAGTTGCAGAGCAAGCGATGGGGAAAGGTGATGAGTGTGGGATCATTGGCGTCGTCTTCTTCTTCTTCGCAATGTGTTAAATACTTCTGTTTAGCGTGCAAGGTTGGACTGGTTATAGCGGGATTAATCATGGAGAATGGAGAAATAAGTTTCCAGATGTGTATTGTGGAGGAGAATAAGATGGAGTGTAAGAAGGGCACGAAATTACGAATGCCTggtgaaatgttgaaattgattgcaggcaaagaaagagaggaggaagaAGATGATGAATACTCATCATATGCAGAGTATATCGAATGCAGGAGCGCAGGAGATTTGATTTATGTATTCAGCAAATCAAATTATATGAGCAGAAGGCGAGTTTGCTTGTTTGATTTCAGCAAAGGCGTTTGGGAGATGTTGGGAGATAATGATGGTTGTTCGTTTAGGAATTGGCGAGAAAGAGTATTGTTTGTTTGTTGTCCAGTTACGCTTGATCAAACGTCGCTGGTTTTTAAAGCATAG